Within the Desulfovibrio sp. genome, the region GAAAGAGGGCGACGCCATTTCTGACTTCATGAAGCCCGACCGCGTGGTCATTGGCACGGATTCGGAAAATGCCGCCGCGCTTATGCGCGAACTTTACGCGCCTTTTGCCCGCACCCGCGACAAAATCATTGTCATGGGCGTGCGCAGCGCTGAAATGACCAAGTATGCCGCCAACTGCATGCTGGCCACAAAAATTTCATTTATCAATGAAATCGCCACCATTTGCACGCAGGTCGGGGCGGACGTGCGTGACGTGCGCACCGGGATCGGTTCTGATTCCCGCATCGGCTACCAGTTCATATATCCTGGCGTAGGGTATGGCGGTTCATGCTTTCCCAAGGATGTGAAGGCGCTTATCCGTACTGCTGAAAATGCGGGCGTAAGGCCGGAACTGCTCAATGCCGTTGAAGCTGTGAACGCCAGGCAGAAAAAGTATATGGCCAGCCGAGTTGAAGAATATTTTGCGCCTCAGGGCGGCGTGGCGGGCAAGACCCTGGCCATGTGGGGTCTGGCCTTCAAGGCAAATACCGATGATATGCGTGAAGCAGCCGCCATTACCATTATCAACGAACTGACATCCCGAGGGATGAAAATCAGGGCTTTTGACCCTGTTGCCGCCGAAAATGCCCGAGCGATTTTTGCCGATAACAAGCTGGTGGAAATTGTGGACGACCAGTATGCGACCTGCCAGGGCGCGCAGGCGCTGATGGTCGTGACCGAATGGAACCAGTTCCGCAACCCGGATTTTGCAAAAGTTCGCTCCCTTTTGACCGCGCCCCTGCTTTTTGACGGGCGCAACCTGTATTCACCGACCACGATGGCTGCCCATGGCTTTGCCTATTTCTGCATTGGAAGGGCAAATGCCTAGCTGGCAAAGAATTGGCATATGAAGGCTGTGTAGCTGTCAAAAGGGCTGATCGTCATGTTCAGCCCTTTTTTAGGTTTTTCGTCAGGGTGTCCCCTAGAGCATTTTACTTTGAAAAAGTGTAAATGCTCTAACGCTGCACTTTCGTGCAGCGCGCCACAACGTGGCGTGGATTCAGCCGAAAATCGCATTTTTCGGCTGAATGAAAACTTTGAAATGAGAAGCATTTCAAAGTTGCTCTGCCTAGTGTCCTGGGTAGAGCCATTTCGCCCTACCTTTGACCAATTGCATGGCCCGCATTGGTGGAGTATATTTGGCACATGAGCAAAACCACTCCTTCCCCCCAAGAAAGCGTCAGTCAAGCGCTTTCTCTTTCTAATCCTGCGGGCGACCTCCATGAGCAGCAACTCAAGCTGCTTTATGATCTCGCCGAAGTGGTTAATACCACTACAGATCTTGTGCAGGCGCTGAATAAGGCTCTTATGCTTATGGCGGGCCATCTTCATATGATGCGCGGCGCCATCACGCTCATATCTCCCCATACAGGTGAAATACGGACTGAAGCGGCCTATGGCCTCAAGCCTGCCGAGCTGCGTCGCGGTCGTTACGTGCGCGGCGAGGGGATCACGGGCCGGGTTATTGAAAGTGGCCGCCCCATGTATATTTCCAATGTGTCTGAAGAACCGCTTTTTCTTAACCGCACCCGCTCGCGGGACTTGGGTAAAGAAGGGATATCCTTCCTCTGTGTTCCCATACGGCTCAATGATCAGGTGGTGGGCGCGCTGTCAGTTGACCATTTGCTGGTGGATGAGGCAACGCTTGAAGATGAAATGCGCCTTTTGACTATTGTCTCCACCCTGCTGGGGCATTCTGCCCTGGAAACTCAGGGAAGGATGGATGAAGAGACATCATCACCATTACGCCCCAGGGGATTTGTCGGCAATTCAGAAGGAATGCAAAAGGTTTATGCGCAGATAGCACAGGTTGCGCCATCAGCTACAACGGTTTTTTTGCAGGGTGAATCAGGAACAGGCAAGGAGTTGGCGGCACGGGCCATACACGTTGGCAGCGCTCGCGCCAGCAAGCCCTTTATTTCGCTCAACTGCGCGGCCTTGCCTGAAAGCCTCATTGAAAGCGAACTCTTCGGGCACGAGCGCGGCGCGTTCACAGGGGCCAATGCAACCCGCAAGGGCCGCTTTGAACTGGCCAACGGCGGCACGCTGTTTCTGGACGAAGTCGGCGAACTTTCGCTCATGACGCAGGCCAAACTTCTGCGGGTTTTACAGGAAAGAGCTTTTGAACGTCTGGGCGGTATGGAAACGCATTATGTTGATGTGCGTTTCATCACCGCAACCAACCGAAATCTTGAACACATGGTCAATCAGGAAACGTTCCGTCGGGACCTCTTTTATCGCCTCAATGTTTTTCCCATATACCTGCCTCCGCTGCGTGGCCGTCCAGAGGATATCCTGCCTCTTGCCAACCACTTCATCAAAAAGTTTGCGCAGACCAATGGGCGCGAAAATGTGCGCCTTTCCCTGGCCGTTATGGATATGCTGCAACGCTATGCCTGGCCTGGCAATATCCGTGAACTGGAAAACGTAATGGAGCGGGCAGTGCTTCTTCTTGGCCGTGAAGGCCTGGTGCTGCCCCAGCACTTGCCGCCCGCTTTGCACGGTGCCCACTGTACCACTGTAAACGGAGAAAATGTGTGCACTCTGCGGCCGGGATTTTCCGGCAGCTTGCAGGATCAGTTGGACGAGCTGGAGCGGGCCTCCATTGTGGAAGCTCTTGAGTTCAGCCAGGGCCAGATGGGCAAGGCCGCCGCCAGCCTTGGGCTGACCGAAAGAATAATGGCCTTGCGCATGAAAAAATATGGCATCAATTACAAGGAGTTCCGGCTTAAGCGGGAGCGCATGTAAAATACTTGCGACAAAGTCTTTGCCTGCTTGTATGTATTGATATTTTTTTTCATGAAAATAGACCGTTACAAGAATTTTGCCGTGTTTTTCCCCTTGGTGTGAGAAGCCAGCGCATCGTCCTCCTGCCGAGAAAATCTACGTTTTTGTAATTTTAATAAGCCATCGTGCTCACACACATGATAAGCCTGAAACAGCTTGCTGCTTCAGGCTTATCACATTTTTTGGGCAGAACACGCCCTTTTGCAAGTTAAAATCTACAAAAACGTATATTTTTTAAAAATTAATATAATCACATGATATTATTATATTTTATTAAATCATCTCATTTTAGGTCAGTGGCCCATTGGCTGGCGATAATTTTTTTCTACAAAATTGTATAAAAATGACAGATAAAGAGGGCGATCAAGAGGAGAAAGATCGTAGGTAGAGAAAAAATATTAATAAATAGTAGTGTGTTATTTTAAGTTACGCAGGTGGTTTTCGCCTTTGGCATGGATAATGCCTAAGTGGGTATGTACTGGCAACGGCAGTGTGTCGTTGTGGCGGATCTGGCGCCGATCCGCCGAAGAGGTTCAGTCAACACGGTTCGCCGATGCTGCATCAACAGAAGATTTTCACACGATGCAGCCAGGTTGGCCGTAAAGATCAAGGATGCCCGTATGAACGCCTCGGATACCGCATTTATCATCATCTGCGCCACTATGGTCATGCTAATGACCCCGGCTCTGGCCCTTTTTTACGGTGGTTTGGTTCGCGCACGCAACGTACTTTCCACACATATGCACAGCTATGCCTGTTTGGGACTTATCTCTGTCCTGTGGGCCTTCGTGGGGTACACCCTGGCTTTTGGCGACGACGTGGGCGGACTGATCGGCAACCTCAATTATCTCTTTCTGAAGGGAGTCGGCGGTGAATCCGCCCCCATGGCCCCTCAATTGCCGCACACTGTTTTCATGGGTTTTCAGTGCATGTTCGCGGTACTTACCGTTGCCCTGATTTCAGGCGCGTACGCTGAACGCATCCGTTTTTCCGCCATGCTCCTTTTTTCCGGACTTTGGCTCATATGCGTCTATGCCCCCATGGCTCACTGGGTGTGGGGCGGCGGCTGGATGGGCTCCATGGGCGCTCTTGACTTCGCGGGCGGCGCGGTTGTCCACATGTCTTCTGGTGCTGCGGCCCTGGCCTGCGCTCAGGCTCTTGGCCCGCGGTTGTCCACTGGAACGCAGCACAGCCCGCACAGTCTGCCCCTTACCCTGCTTGGCGGCGGCATCCTCTGGTTCGGCTGGTTCGGTTTCAATGCGGGCAGCGCCCTGGCCGCCGGCGCACTTGCCGGCCAGGCTCTGGTAACGACACATATGGCCTCTGCCTGCGGTATTCTCGGCTGGATGCTCATCGAATGGAAGCACACTGGCAAGCCCACGAGCCTTGGCGCAATATCGGGCGCGCTGGCCGGGCTGGTAGCCATCACACCTGGCGCGGGCTATGTCGAAGTTCTGCCCGCCATGCTTATCGGATTCGTTGGTGGTCTTGTGTGCTACGGCGGCGTGTTCATGAAGGGCAAGCTTGGCTATGACGATGCCCTTGACGTGGTCGGCATTCACGGTCTTGGGGGCACATGGGGCGCGCTTGCAACCGGTCTTTTCGCCAGCGCCGCCATCAACAATGTGGATGGACTCTTTTATGGCAATCCCCGTCAGGCCTGGATTCAGGTTGTCTCCATCATCAGCACCTGGGTATTCGTCTACATTGCCACTCGCGTAATCCTTTATGTCGTGGACGCTCTCGTCGGCCTGCGCATCGCGCCTGAAGAAGAATTTACGGGCCTTGATCTCGGCGAACATAACGAACGCGGCTACAATATGTAAGGCTTGCCGAAAAAAGGAACATCAGAATGAAAAAGCTAGAAATTATCATCCGGCCCGGCATGTTTGAAAAAGTCAGGGATATACTCTCAGAATTGGGAATCCATGGCCTCAATTACACTGAAATCAAGGGGTTTGGGCGGCAGCGCGGGCATACAGAAGTGTACAGGGGAAACATCATGCAAGTAGATTGCCTCCCCAAGGTAAAAGTTGAAATCGTACTGCATGAGGACATGCTGGAGTCTGTACTCAATGCGGTAATGAACACGGCCAGAACAGGCCAGGTTGGCGACGGCAAGATTTTCATCAGTGATGTGGAGGATGCCATCCGCATCCGTACGGGCGAACGTGGCGATGCGGCTCTGTAAGAGTTGCCCCCCCAATGAAACCAAATTTTGTTTAAAGGATAAAGGAGAAAACGTATGAGTTCCCCCCGTAAAAAGGCTTTGTTCAAGGCTATAAACACCGCCCCTGTCATGCCCTCCAGCAAGGATGAATGCGGGTGCGGCGCTGAAGAAGGTTTTGGCCGCTACGTGTTCGGCCTTTCCACCATGCGCAAGCGTCTGCCCAAGGATGTTTACCGCAAGCTGGCCAAGACCATTCGCGACGGTGAACGCCTGAACCCCGAAATCGCTGATGTCGTGGCCAATGCCATGAAAGACTGGGCCATCGAAAATGGTGCAACCCACTACACGCACTGGTTCCATCCCATGACCGGCCTCACGGCTGAAAAGCACGACGCTTTTTTGTCGCCCACGTCCGATGGTCAGGTTATCAGCGAGTTTTCAGGCAAGATGCTTATCAGCGGCGAGCCTGACGCGTCTTCCTTCCCGTCCGGCGGCATTCGCTCAACCTTTGAGGCCCGCGGCTACACAGCGTGGGACCCCTCTGTTCCCGTGTTCATTATTCCCGCACCCTACGGGGCCACACTGCACATCCCCACGTACTTCTATT harbors:
- a CDS encoding ammonium transporter; translation: MNASDTAFIIICATMVMLMTPALALFYGGLVRARNVLSTHMHSYACLGLISVLWAFVGYTLAFGDDVGGLIGNLNYLFLKGVGGESAPMAPQLPHTVFMGFQCMFAVLTVALISGAYAERIRFSAMLLFSGLWLICVYAPMAHWVWGGGWMGSMGALDFAGGAVVHMSSGAAALACAQALGPRLSTGTQHSPHSLPLTLLGGGILWFGWFGFNAGSALAAGALAGQALVTTHMASACGILGWMLIEWKHTGKPTSLGAISGALAGLVAITPGAGYVEVLPAMLIGFVGGLVCYGGVFMKGKLGYDDALDVVGIHGLGGTWGALATGLFASAAINNVDGLFYGNPRQAWIQVVSIISTWVFVYIATRVILYVVDALVGLRIAPEEEFTGLDLGEHNERGYNM
- a CDS encoding sigma-54 interaction domain-containing protein; translation: MSKTTPSPQESVSQALSLSNPAGDLHEQQLKLLYDLAEVVNTTTDLVQALNKALMLMAGHLHMMRGAITLISPHTGEIRTEAAYGLKPAELRRGRYVRGEGITGRVIESGRPMYISNVSEEPLFLNRTRSRDLGKEGISFLCVPIRLNDQVVGALSVDHLLVDEATLEDEMRLLTIVSTLLGHSALETQGRMDEETSSPLRPRGFVGNSEGMQKVYAQIAQVAPSATTVFLQGESGTGKELAARAIHVGSARASKPFISLNCAALPESLIESELFGHERGAFTGANATRKGRFELANGGTLFLDEVGELSLMTQAKLLRVLQERAFERLGGMETHYVDVRFITATNRNLEHMVNQETFRRDLFYRLNVFPIYLPPLRGRPEDILPLANHFIKKFAQTNGRENVRLSLAVMDMLQRYAWPGNIRELENVMERAVLLLGREGLVLPQHLPPALHGAHCTTVNGENVCTLRPGFSGSLQDQLDELERASIVEALEFSQGQMGKAAASLGLTERIMALRMKKYGINYKEFRLKRERM
- a CDS encoding P-II family nitrogen regulator, giving the protein MKKLEIIIRPGMFEKVRDILSELGIHGLNYTEIKGFGRQRGHTEVYRGNIMQVDCLPKVKVEIVLHEDMLESVLNAVMNTARTGQVGDGKIFISDVEDAIRIRTGERGDAAL
- a CDS encoding UDP-glucose/GDP-mannose dehydrogenase family protein; translation: MKLCIVGTGYVGLVSAACFAEMGNTVSCVDVNPAVVDKLNAGSVHIFEPGLEPMVRHSRADGRLTFTTSLAEGIAEADCAFICVGTPPQPDGSCDLSYVRQVASEIGQHMQKSMVVVDKSTVPVGTADEVRGLIEKELTKRGVDLHVDVVSNPEFLKEGDAISDFMKPDRVVIGTDSENAAALMRELYAPFARTRDKIIVMGVRSAEMTKYAANCMLATKISFINEIATICTQVGADVRDVRTGIGSDSRIGYQFIYPGVGYGGSCFPKDVKALIRTAENAGVRPELLNAVEAVNARQKKYMASRVEEYFAPQGGVAGKTLAMWGLAFKANTDDMREAAAITIINELTSRGMKIRAFDPVAAENARAIFADNKLVEIVDDQYATCQGAQALMVVTEWNQFRNPDFAKVRSLLTAPLLFDGRNLYSPTTMAAHGFAYFCIGRANA